A window from Bufo bufo chromosome 1, aBufBuf1.1, whole genome shotgun sequence encodes these proteins:
- the MXRA8 gene encoding matrix remodeling-associated protein 8: MGVIHKLLLCQILIFHSPVAYLYSVPASQQNPESVVISVSNISAPSGSQTHLSCHSNRMVWTQDSLKDRQRVVHWDLYSSQGVYRGERLLDMFSAGDQRIYSGYNQGRIMVSNSAFQSGNFSLVIKAVSMSDQGLYSCNLHHHYCHLDETVRVQLNITKSERRVKMYWDGEKAVVVALVGSNVVLPCENWNHIWTDRHREEDQQVVHWDRQAPGISHDKADRLIDMYASGEKRSYGPLFIRRKMNVTDMAFAYGDFTLLISDLTKGDEGTYSCHLHHHYCGLHERRIFHLTVYDPPKEPPKIEEPKKTIVAPAADSNTIREHKVINVIIPENRHHFFQQLGYILATLSLFLLLLTAVILITRRHRKKGYAYNLNKSQRKDVNMKEICLRPPDLIEYKMEDVRFDYKNNILKERASMERTFTPKNIDLDLELRKEYCK, translated from the exons gtCCAGTTGCATATCTCTACTCAG TGCCTGCCAGCCAACAGAATCCCGAGAGTGTGGTCATATCAGTATCTAACATCAGTGCACCATCTGGGTCCCAGACTCATTTATCATGCCACAGTAACCGCATGGTGTGGACACAGGACAGCCTTAAAGACAGGCAGAGAGTTGTACACTGGGATCTCTACAGCAGTCAAGGAGTGTACCGAGGAGAGCGTCTTCTGGACATGTTTTCTGCAGGGGATCAACGCATCTACAGTGGATACAACCAAGGACGAATCATGGTGTCAAATTCGGCCTTCCAAAGTGGCAATTTTTCTTTAGTGATAAAAG CTGTATCCATGAGCGATCAAGGACTGTATTCATGTAACCTACATCATCACTACTGTCACCTGGATGAGACGGTCAGGGTCCAGCTGAATATCACAAAGTCAG AACGTAGGGTGAAGATGTACTGGGATGGCGAAAAGGCTGTTGTTGTTGCACTTGTTGGATCCAATGTTGTACTTCCCTGTGAGAACTGGAACCACATATGGACTGACCGACATCGTGAAGAAGACCAGCAAGTGGTGCATTGGGATCGTCAAGCTCCAGGAATCTCTCATGACAAAGCAGACCGTTTGATTGACATGTATGCTTCAGGGGAGAAAAGGTCATATGGTCCCCTCTTTATCAGGAGGAAAATGAATGTGACTGATATGGCTTTTGCTTATGGAGATTTCACACTTCTCATATCAGACTTGACAAAAGGAGATGAAGGAACTTACTCCTGTCATCTACACCATCACTACTGTGGTCTCCATGAACGCAGGATTTTTCACTTAACTGTCTATGATCCACCAAAAGAACCCCCAAAAATAGAAGAACCCAAGAAAACTATCGTAGCACCTGCTGCAG ATTCCAATACCATCCGGGAACATAAAGTGATCAATGTAATAATTCCAGAAAACAGACATCACTTCTTCCAACAACTCGGATATATCCTGGCAACCCTTTCCctgttccttctcctcctcacagCTGTGATCCTCATCACTCGCAGACATCGCAAGAAAG gCTATGCATATAACTTGAATAAATCTCAACG gaaAGACGTTAACATGAAGGAAATTTGTTTGAGACCTCCTGACCTTATTGAATACAAAATGGAAGACGTTCGATTcg ATTACAAAAATAACATACTGAAGGAACGTGCCTCCATGGAAAGAACCTTCACGCCAAAGAACATTGACTTAGACCTTG AACTTCGCAAAGAATATTGTAAATAG